One Sphingomonas sp. SUN039 genomic window carries:
- a CDS encoding class I SAM-dependent DNA methyltransferase gives MTPNDFIRKWRNAELKERSASQSHFNDLCALLGILDPVSADPTGDWFTFEKGATKTGGGNGWADVWRKGCFAWEYKGRHANLDKALSQLLQYQAALENPPLLIVSDMDRIIVRTNFTNTVQEKHDFELEDLRDGDTRERLKRAFTDPDAFKPSQTRTALTEETAREFAGLAQRLRDRGHDAGAVAHFVNQLVFCMFAEDSALLPDNMFTDMLQLCRFEWDLFPDHARTLFAAMADKGGKVGFKRIEWFNGGLFEGAESGGADPLPLTEDDVEQLAKAAKRDWSQIDPSILGTLFERGLDPAKRSQLGAHYTDRAKIDLIVRPVIVEPLEAEWADALGRMTALVDSAPKRTAERLLSPAEKRKADKLHAEAEAIHSAFIERLAAFRVLDPACGSGNFLYVALRALKDIEHRANLDAEALGLPRGFPRVGPECVLGIELNPYAAELARVSVWIGEIQWMRRNGFDVAKNPILRPLETIECRDAVLNADGTRAEWPSADVVVGNPPFLGNKKMIGELGENYAVALRKAWPEVPGGVDLVCYWFAKAWSMIVSEQIRRAGLVSTNSIRGGANREVLKPIVDQGRIFDAWSDEGWTVEGAAVRVSLIAFERGAEGSLGPHQVRADDESLEPKYPTRRPVLDTGLGFFRQPMLNGRPVEQIHADLTGGMDVVDLTRAQRLPENSARCFEGLKKYGAFDVPGSIARAWLQLPVNVNGRPNADVLFPWIIAKDIVRRPSDRWAIDFATSSEIEAAQYEQPFQHALAHVQPIRARDRNERTREQWWRYERPRPELRKSFEGLQRYIATPVVSKHRIFVWLSNFARPSNLLDAIARDDDTTFGILHSRFHELWSLRMGTFLGVGNDPRYTPSTTFETFPFPEGLTPDIPAANYANDPRAQAIAAAAATLNELRENWLNPADLIVREPEVVPGYPDRILPRDDDAAKELKKRTLTNLYNARPVWLANAHATLDAAVADAYGWGAAWALGMSDDDILSHLFALNQARSGR, from the coding sequence ATGACCCCGAACGATTTCATCCGCAAATGGCGCAATGCCGAACTGAAGGAGCGCAGCGCCAGCCAGAGCCATTTCAACGACCTGTGCGCGCTGCTCGGCATCCTCGATCCCGTCAGTGCGGACCCCACCGGCGACTGGTTTACCTTCGAAAAAGGGGCGACCAAAACCGGCGGTGGCAACGGCTGGGCCGACGTGTGGCGCAAGGGCTGCTTTGCGTGGGAGTATAAGGGCCGCCACGCCAACCTCGACAAGGCGTTGTCGCAACTGCTGCAATATCAGGCCGCGCTCGAAAATCCGCCGCTGCTGATCGTCAGCGACATGGACCGGATTATCGTCCGGACCAATTTCACCAACACCGTGCAGGAAAAGCACGATTTCGAACTCGAGGACCTGCGCGACGGCGACACGCGCGAGCGGCTGAAGCGCGCGTTTACCGATCCCGATGCGTTCAAGCCGTCGCAGACGCGCACTGCGCTGACCGAGGAGACCGCGCGCGAGTTCGCGGGGCTGGCCCAACGCCTGCGCGACCGGGGCCATGATGCGGGGGCCGTCGCGCATTTCGTCAACCAGCTCGTCTTCTGCATGTTTGCCGAGGATTCGGCGCTGCTGCCCGACAATATGTTCACCGACATGCTGCAATTGTGCCGGTTCGAATGGGACTTGTTTCCCGACCACGCGCGCACCCTGTTTGCGGCGATGGCGGACAAGGGCGGCAAGGTCGGGTTCAAGCGCATCGAATGGTTCAACGGCGGGCTGTTCGAGGGGGCAGAGTCCGGTGGGGCGGACCCGCTGCCGCTGACCGAGGACGATGTCGAGCAGCTGGCCAAGGCGGCGAAGCGCGACTGGTCGCAGATCGACCCGTCGATCCTCGGCACCTTGTTCGAACGCGGCCTCGACCCCGCCAAGCGCAGCCAGCTGGGCGCGCATTATACCGACCGGGCCAAGATCGACCTGATCGTGCGGCCCGTCATTGTCGAGCCGCTGGAGGCCGAATGGGCCGATGCGCTGGGACGCATGACCGCGCTGGTCGACAGCGCCCCCAAACGCACCGCCGAACGACTGTTGTCCCCGGCCGAAAAGCGCAAGGCCGACAAATTGCATGCCGAGGCCGAGGCGATCCACAGCGCGTTTATCGAGCGGCTGGCGGCATTCCGCGTGCTCGACCCGGCCTGCGGGTCGGGCAATTTCCTCTATGTCGCCTTGAGGGCGCTCAAGGATATCGAGCACCGCGCGAACCTGGATGCCGAGGCGCTGGGGCTGCCGCGCGGCTTCCCGCGTGTCGGCCCCGAATGCGTGTTGGGGATCGAACTCAATCCCTATGCGGCGGAACTGGCGCGGGTCAGCGTGTGGATCGGCGAAATCCAGTGGATGCGCCGCAACGGGTTCGACGTGGCGAAGAACCCGATCCTTCGCCCGCTGGAAACGATCGAGTGTCGCGATGCGGTGCTGAACGCCGACGGGACGCGCGCGGAGTGGCCGAGCGCGGACGTGGTCGTGGGGAACCCGCCGTTTTTGGGCAACAAGAAGATGATCGGCGAGCTGGGCGAGAACTATGCGGTCGCGCTCCGTAAGGCTTGGCCGGAGGTGCCGGGTGGCGTCGATCTGGTTTGCTACTGGTTCGCCAAAGCTTGGTCGATGATCGTGTCGGAACAGATTCGGCGCGCAGGTTTAGTTTCGACGAACAGCATTCGGGGCGGTGCCAATCGGGAAGTACTCAAACCGATCGTCGATCAAGGCCGTATTTTCGATGCGTGGAGCGATGAGGGCTGGACCGTTGAAGGGGCAGCCGTACGGGTCTCTCTGATCGCCTTCGAGCGAGGAGCCGAAGGCAGCCTAGGCCCGCATCAAGTGCGGGCTGACGATGAGAGTTTAGAGCCGAAATATCCAACCCGTCGCCCCGTGCTTGACACGGGGTTAGGCTTTTTTCGTCAGCCGATGCTTAACGGTCGACCTGTTGAGCAAATCCATGCCGATTTGACCGGGGGGATGGACGTAGTTGATTTGACACGCGCTCAGCGGCTTCCTGAAAATTCGGCACGATGCTTCGAGGGATTGAAGAAATACGGTGCGTTTGATGTGCCCGGTTCGATCGCGCGCGCTTGGCTTCAACTGCCGGTAAACGTGAACGGGAGGCCAAACGCCGACGTCTTATTCCCGTGGATCATCGCGAAAGACATCGTGCGCCGACCATCGGATCGCTGGGCAATAGATTTTGCAACATCTTCGGAAATTGAGGCTGCACAATACGAGCAACCGTTTCAGCATGCTTTGGCGCACGTTCAACCGATCCGAGCGCGCGACCGTAACGAGCGCACCCGCGAGCAATGGTGGCGCTACGAACGCCCGCGTCCCGAGCTTCGCAAGTCGTTTGAAGGACTACAGCGATACATCGCAACGCCTGTCGTCTCAAAACACCGCATCTTTGTTTGGCTCTCCAACTTCGCAAGGCCATCCAACCTGCTCGACGCCATCGCCCGCGACGACGACACGACCTTCGGCATCCTCCATTCGCGATTCCACGAACTCTGGTCGCTGCGGATGGGGACTTTCCTCGGCGTCGGCAACGACCCGCGCTATACGCCCTCGACCACGTTCGAGACCTTCCCCTTCCCCGAAGGCCTGACCCCCGACATCCCCGCCGCCAACTATGCGAACGACCCCCGCGCACAGGCCATCGCCGCTGCCGCCGCGACGCTCAACGAGCTGCGCGAGAACTGGCTGAACCCCGCCGACCTGATCGTGCGCGAACCCGAAGTCGTGCCGGGCTATCCCGACCGCATCCTGCCCCGCGACGACGATGCGGCGAAGGAGCTGAAAAAGCGCACGCTGACCAACCTCTACAACGCACGCCCGGTATGGCTGGCGAACGCGCACGCCACGCTCGATGCCGCCGTCGCCGATGCCTATGGCTGGGGCGCGGCGTGGGCGCTCGGCATGAGCGACGACGACATCCTGTCGCACCTGTTCGCGCTGAACCAGGCGCGGAGCGGGAGATAA
- the clpA gene encoding ATP-dependent Clp protease ATP-binding subunit ClpA encodes MPSFARNLETTLHNALAAAAGRKHEYATLEHLLLALVDDQEASAVMVACGVDTGELKATVTHYLDSELEALRVEGQTDPSPTSGFQRVVQRAILHVQSSGRDEVTGANVLVALFSERESYAVYFLQQQDMSRLDAVSYISHGVGKGATAPEASTPKGAEEEKPAKAEGGKKTESALKQFTVDLNEKAKNGKVDPLIGRGPEVDRTVQILCRRSKNNPLYVGDPGVGKTAIAEGLARKIVEGNVPEVLLPAVIYSLDMGALLAGTRYRGDFEERLKAVVNELEKLPDAILFIDEIHTVIGAGATSGGAMDASNLLKPALSGGTIRCIGSTTYKEFRNHFEKDRALLRRFQKIDVNEPTVEDTIKILAGLRSAFESHHSVKYTPDAIKSAVELSARYINDRKLPDKAIDVIDEVGAMQMLVAPNKRKKVITPKEIEQVIATMARIPPKSVSTDDTKSLASLETDLKRVVFGQNDAIEKLASAIKLSRAGLRDPDKPIGNYLFTGPTGVGKTEVARQLASIMGIPLQRFDMSEYMERHSVSRLIGAPPGYVGFDQGGLLTDAIDQQPHSVLLLDEIEKAHPDLFNILLQVMDHGRLTDQHGKSVDFRNVILIMTTNAGASDMAREAVGFGAMTREGEDEEAVKKMFTPEFRNRLDAIVPFGYLPTEVVARVVDKFILQLELQLADRDVHIRLDDPAREWLTSKGYDKLYGARPMGRLIQEKIKQPLAEELLFGKLVHGGEVMVHLKDDPDKGKSLGFEITPAPPKKGKKGGKAKVGVGV; translated from the coding sequence ATGCCGTCCTTTGCCCGTAACCTCGAGACCACCCTTCACAATGCGCTGGCCGCCGCCGCCGGGCGCAAGCACGAATATGCGACGCTCGAGCATCTGCTGCTCGCGCTCGTCGACGACCAGGAGGCCTCGGCCGTGATGGTCGCGTGCGGCGTCGATACCGGCGAACTGAAAGCGACGGTGACGCATTATCTCGACAGCGAACTCGAAGCCCTGCGGGTCGAGGGGCAGACCGATCCGTCGCCGACCAGCGGGTTCCAGCGCGTCGTCCAGCGCGCAATCCTTCACGTCCAAAGCTCGGGCCGCGACGAAGTAACCGGCGCAAACGTGCTGGTCGCGCTGTTCAGCGAGCGCGAAAGCTATGCCGTCTATTTCCTGCAACAGCAGGATATGAGCCGCCTCGATGCCGTCAGCTATATAAGCCACGGCGTCGGCAAAGGTGCGACCGCGCCCGAGGCCTCGACGCCCAAGGGCGCCGAGGAAGAAAAGCCTGCGAAGGCCGAAGGCGGCAAAAAGACGGAAAGCGCGCTCAAGCAATTCACCGTCGACCTCAACGAAAAGGCCAAAAACGGCAAGGTCGATCCGCTGATCGGGCGCGGACCTGAAGTCGATCGCACCGTGCAGATCCTGTGCCGCCGGTCGAAGAACAACCCGCTGTATGTCGGCGACCCCGGCGTCGGGAAAACCGCGATTGCAGAAGGCCTCGCGCGCAAGATCGTCGAGGGCAATGTCCCCGAGGTGTTGCTTCCTGCGGTCATTTATTCGCTCGACATGGGCGCGCTGCTCGCGGGCACGCGCTATCGTGGCGATTTCGAGGAGCGGCTGAAGGCGGTCGTCAACGAACTCGAGAAGCTGCCCGACGCCATTTTGTTCATCGACGAAATCCACACCGTTATCGGCGCAGGCGCAACCAGCGGCGGGGCTATGGACGCATCTAACCTGCTCAAACCCGCGCTCAGCGGCGGCACGATCCGCTGCATCGGTTCGACGACCTACAAGGAATTCCGCAACCATTTCGAAAAGGACCGCGCGCTGCTGCGCCGGTTCCAGAAGATCGACGTCAACGAACCAACGGTCGAAGACACGATCAAAATTCTGGCGGGCCTTCGCAGTGCGTTCGAGAGCCACCACAGCGTCAAGTACACGCCAGACGCGATCAAGTCGGCGGTGGAGCTGTCAGCCCGCTATATCAATGACCGCAAATTGCCCGACAAGGCGATCGACGTGATCGACGAGGTCGGCGCTATGCAGATGCTGGTCGCACCGAACAAGCGCAAAAAGGTCATTACGCCCAAGGAGATCGAGCAGGTAATCGCAACGATGGCGCGCATCCCGCCGAAATCGGTCAGCACCGACGACACCAAGTCGCTCGCCAGCCTCGAAACCGATCTCAAGCGCGTCGTTTTCGGCCAGAACGACGCCATCGAAAAGCTGGCGTCCGCGATAAAACTCAGCCGTGCAGGCCTGCGCGATCCCGACAAGCCCATCGGCAACTATCTGTTCACCGGCCCCACCGGCGTCGGCAAGACCGAAGTCGCGCGCCAGCTCGCCTCGATCATGGGCATTCCGCTGCAACGCTTCGACATGTCAGAGTATATGGAGCGCCATAGCGTCAGCCGCCTGATCGGTGCGCCCCCGGGCTATGTCGGCTTCGACCAGGGCGGCCTCTTGACCGACGCCATCGACCAGCAGCCGCACAGCGTGCTGCTGCTCGACGAGATCGAAAAGGCGCACCCCGACCTGTTCAACATCCTGTTGCAGGTCATGGATCACGGGCGCCTGACCGACCAGCACGGCAAATCGGTCGATTTTCGCAACGTCATCCTGATCATGACGACTAATGCGGGCGCGAGCGACATGGCGCGCGAGGCCGTCGGCTTCGGCGCGATGACCCGCGAGGGCGAGGACGAAGAGGCGGTGAAGAAGATGTTCACCCCCGAGTTCCGCAACCGCCTCGATGCCATCGTCCCGTTCGGCTATCTGCCGACCGAAGTGGTCGCGCGCGTGGTCGACAAGTTCATCCTGCAGCTCGAACTGCAACTCGCCGACCGCGACGTCCATATCCGCCTCGACGATCCGGCGCGCGAATGGCTGACATCGAAGGGCTATGACAAGCTTTACGGCGCGCGTCCGATGGGCCGCCTGATCCAGGAAAAGATCAAGCAGCCGCTCGCTGAGGAACTGCTGTTCGGCAAGCTGGTCCACGGCGGCGAGGTGATGGTCCACCTGAAGGACGATCCCGACAAGGGCAAGTCGCTCGGCTTCGAGATCACCCCTGCACCGCCCAAGAAGGGCAAGAAGGGCGGCAAGGCGAAGGTCGGCGTCGGCGTCTAG
- a CDS encoding UDP-2,3-diacylglucosamine diphosphatase codes for MDAITRLPFDADIHEFSASEPTIPEPEGQRGRRRFRTIWISDVHLGTRGCAADLLIDFLDSTDSETMYLVGDIIDGWRLKKKFYWPDTHNDIIWRIMKRAKRGTRVVYVPGNHDEMFRQYAGLNFGGVEIKRQAIHETADGRTLLVAHGDEFDAILLGHRWIAFFGDQLYHLMMRINHGVNWVRARLGKPYWSFSKVAKQKVKNAVEVISQFEHTVAAEAARRGVDGVVCGHIHHAEFRPLAGVEYYNDGDWVEGCTALVEHFDGRMEILHWVEEMAKRDASRPVLKIAA; via the coding sequence ATGGACGCGATTACACGCCTGCCCTTCGATGCCGATATCCACGAGTTTTCCGCGTCCGAGCCGACGATCCCCGAGCCGGAAGGCCAGCGCGGGCGGCGGCGGTTCCGCACGATCTGGATCAGCGACGTCCACCTCGGCACGCGCGGTTGTGCCGCCGATTTGCTGATCGATTTCCTCGATTCGACCGACAGCGAGACGATGTACCTCGTCGGCGACATTATCGACGGGTGGCGGCTGAAGAAGAAATTCTACTGGCCCGATACCCACAACGATATCATCTGGCGGATCATGAAGCGCGCCAAGCGCGGCACCCGCGTCGTCTATGTGCCGGGAAACCACGACGAAATGTTCCGCCAATATGCGGGACTGAATTTCGGCGGCGTGGAGATCAAGCGGCAGGCGATCCACGAGACGGCGGACGGGCGCACATTGCTTGTCGCACATGGCGACGAGTTCGACGCGATCCTGCTCGGCCACCGCTGGATCGCGTTCTTCGGCGACCAGCTCTACCATTTGATGATGCGGATCAACCACGGTGTGAACTGGGTTCGTGCGCGGCTCGGCAAGCCCTATTGGTCGTTCTCGAAGGTCGCCAAGCAAAAGGTCAAGAACGCCGTCGAGGTTATCTCGCAGTTCGAGCACACCGTTGCCGCAGAGGCCGCGCGGCGCGGGGTCGACGGGGTGGTCTGCGGCCATATCCACCACGCCGAATTCCGACCGCTCGCGGGGGTCGAATATTACAACGACGGCGACTGGGTGGAGGGCTGCACCGCGTTGGTCGAACATTTCGACGGGCGGATGGAAATCCTCCACTGGGTCGAGGAAATGGCGAAGCGCGATGCATCGCGCCCGGTGCTGAAGATCGCTGCTTAG
- a CDS encoding NAD(P)H-quinone oxidoreductase → MTDIPATMQAIDPASAGGPEVLVAVERPVPVPGAGEVLIKVAAAGINRPDVLQRKGMYPPPPGAPTIPGLEIAGEVVAVGAGVMPELVGQPMCALVAGGGYAQYCVAPVGQCLPVPASLTMVEAAALPETLFTVWTNLFERAYAAEGDTVLVHGGTSGIGTMAIALGRLFGLTVIVTCGSDEKCTSALEIGAAFAINYNTHDFVAEVARITGGAGCAAVLDMVGGDYVPRNLQCLSEDGRHVSIAVLNGPKAEVFIPLIMMKRLTLTGSTLRARSLSFKSLVADEIARTVWPHVEAGRLKPVIDSVYSLSDARDAHARMDSGAHVGKLVLEIT, encoded by the coding sequence ATGACCGATATTCCGGCGACGATGCAGGCCATCGATCCGGCGAGCGCGGGCGGGCCTGAAGTGCTGGTCGCGGTCGAGCGCCCCGTACCGGTGCCGGGCGCGGGCGAAGTCCTGATCAAAGTGGCGGCTGCGGGGATCAATCGGCCCGACGTCCTCCAGCGCAAGGGGATGTACCCGCCGCCGCCGGGTGCGCCGACCATTCCGGGGCTGGAAATTGCGGGCGAAGTCGTGGCGGTCGGCGCGGGCGTAATGCCCGAACTGGTCGGGCAACCGATGTGTGCGCTGGTCGCGGGCGGCGGATATGCCCAATATTGCGTGGCACCCGTAGGCCAATGCCTCCCGGTGCCTGCATCGCTGACGATGGTCGAGGCGGCGGCGCTGCCCGAGACGCTGTTCACCGTGTGGACCAATTTGTTCGAGCGCGCCTATGCGGCGGAGGGCGATACCGTGCTAGTCCACGGCGGGACGAGCGGCATCGGGACGATGGCGATTGCACTGGGGCGGTTGTTCGGGCTGACCGTCATCGTGACCTGCGGCAGCGACGAAAAATGTACGAGCGCGCTGGAGATCGGTGCGGCTTTTGCGATCAACTACAACACGCATGATTTCGTGGCCGAAGTTGCCCGCATCACCGGCGGCGCGGGCTGTGCGGCGGTCCTCGACATGGTCGGCGGCGATTATGTGCCGCGCAACCTGCAATGCCTGTCCGAGGACGGCCGCCATGTCTCGATCGCGGTGCTGAACGGGCCGAAGGCGGAGGTGTTCATCCCGCTCATCATGATGAAGCGCCTGACCCTGACCGGATCGACGCTGCGCGCCCGCTCGTTGTCGTTCAAATCGCTGGTTGCCGACGAAATCGCGCGAACCGTGTGGCCGCATGTCGAGGCGGGGCGGCTGAAGCCGGTCATCGACAGCGTGTATTCATTGAGCGACGCTAGAGATGCCCATGCGCGCATGGATTCCGGTGCGCATGTCGGAAAACTGGTCCTGGAGATTACATGA
- a CDS encoding DUF1192 domain-containing protein produces MDTDDIAPPPRAGDAVALLSRQDLDPLSVAECDARIAALEAEIARTRARREKAVNHRASADAIFKR; encoded by the coding sequence ATGGATACCGATGACATCGCACCACCACCACGCGCAGGCGATGCGGTGGCGCTGTTGTCGCGACAGGATCTCGACCCCTTGTCGGTTGCCGAGTGCGACGCGCGCATCGCTGCGCTCGAAGCGGAGATTGCGCGGACGCGCGCCAGACGTGAAAAGGCCGTTAACCATCGCGCAAGTGCCGATGCCATATTCAAACGCTGA
- a CDS encoding CDP-alcohol phosphatidyltransferase family protein, which yields MSEPIKPVQRIQQNLLAVNERRLLTWLAARMPPSVTPDRLTSIGFLGGVIVGTGYALSTFDINWLWVAIAGYFINWFGDSLDGSLARFRKIERPSFGYFIDHSTDALGNMVMLVGLGLSPFLRLDVALFGLSAYLLLSIHTFLAARVIGEFRLSYMAGGPTELRIMLIAMTLAMFILGPDPVFGTALSAFDWFIGSIAAILVILFVVQTTITSRELLRRGE from the coding sequence TTGAGCGAGCCGATTAAACCGGTGCAGCGCATCCAGCAGAATTTGCTGGCGGTGAACGAGCGCCGCCTGCTGACCTGGCTTGCCGCACGGATGCCTCCGTCGGTCACGCCCGACCGGCTGACGTCGATCGGTTTTCTCGGGGGTGTTATCGTCGGTACAGGCTATGCGCTCAGCACCTTCGACATCAACTGGCTGTGGGTCGCGATTGCGGGCTATTTCATCAACTGGTTCGGCGACTCGCTCGACGGCAGCTTGGCGCGCTTTCGCAAGATCGAACGTCCCTCGTTCGGCTATTTCATCGACCATAGTACCGATGCACTCGGCAATATGGTGATGTTGGTCGGGCTCGGCCTCAGTCCTTTTCTGCGGCTCGACGTCGCGCTGTTCGGCCTTTCGGCCTACTTGCTGCTCTCGATCCACACATTTCTGGCAGCACGGGTGATCGGCGAATTTCGGCTGTCCTATATGGCAGGCGGACCGACGGAGTTGCGGATCATGCTGATCGCGATGACGCTGGCCATGTTCATCCTCGGGCCCGATCCCGTCTTCGGAACGGCCTTGTCGGCCTTCGACTGGTTTATCGGATCGATTGCGGCCATCTTGGTCATCCTGTTCGTCGTCCAGACGACAATCACCTCGCGCGAATTGCTCCGCCGCGGCGAGTGA
- a CDS encoding glutathione S-transferase family protein, with product MTDQLILHEYAQSGNCYKIRLTAASLGLPIERREYDIMKGETRTPEFLASVNANGRIPVLQIGDKLLPESNAACWYLAEGTALMPEDRFGRADVLRWMCWEQYNHEPNVATLRFWRAFLGEDKLNDGQRAQLESKWMAGEAALCLMDRHLAAQDWFVGGGMTLADICLYAYTHVAGEGGFKLSRYPAVEAWLARVAAQPGHVTITA from the coding sequence ATGACCGACCAACTGATCCTTCACGAATATGCCCAGTCGGGGAATTGCTACAAAATCCGCCTGACTGCCGCGTCGCTCGGCCTGCCTATCGAGCGGCGCGAGTACGACATTATGAAGGGCGAAACGCGGACGCCGGAATTTCTGGCGAGTGTCAACGCCAACGGGCGCATTCCGGTGCTGCAGATCGGCGACAAGTTGCTGCCCGAAAGCAATGCCGCCTGCTGGTATCTGGCCGAGGGGACGGCGCTGATGCCGGAGGACCGCTTCGGGCGCGCCGATGTGCTGCGCTGGATGTGCTGGGAACAATATAACCACGAGCCCAATGTCGCGACCCTGCGCTTCTGGCGCGCGTTTCTGGGCGAGGACAAGCTGAACGACGGCCAGCGCGCCCAGCTCGAAAGCAAATGGATGGCAGGGGAGGCCGCGCTGTGCCTGATGGACCGGCATCTGGCGGCGCAGGACTGGTTCGTTGGCGGTGGGATGACGCTCGCCGATATCTGCCTTTATGCCTATACCCATGTGGCCGGAGAGGGCGGGTTCAAGCTGTCGCGCTATCCCGCCGTCGAGGCATGGCTGGCGCGCGTCGCGGCGCAACCGGGGCATGTCACGATAACGGCATAA
- a CDS encoding ABC-F family ATP-binding cassette domain-containing protein, whose protein sequence is MLNINGITVRLGGRTILDRATAALPTGARVGLIGRNGAGKTTLMKVITGHYDPDEGGIDIPRKSRIGYIAQEAPSGTTTPFETVLAADTERAALMVEEEHTDDHHRIAEIHERLIAIDAHAAPARAARILVGLGFDEEMQHRPLDSYSGGWKMRVALAALLFSEPDLLLLDEPSNHLDLEATLWLENFLKSYRATMVVISHERDLLNNVVDHILHLEGGKTTLYVGGYDAFERQRAERLAQLASARAAQDKQREKLQDYIARNSARASTAKQAQSRQKALAKMQPIAEVANDPTLSFDFPSPDELKPPLVTLDMAAVGYTENKPILQRLNLRLDPDDRIALLGRNGNGKTTLARLLAAQLPAMDGAINAAGKMRVGYFTQYQVEELDGADTPLEHMTRAMRGETPGAVRGQLGRFGFSGAKATTQVGKLSGGEKARLALALITREAPHMLILDEPTNHLDVDAREALVQALNEYDGAVVLVSHDRHMLELTADRLVLVDDGTAKEYAGTLDDYTDMILGKAPKSEGGKGNKKEDRKAAAAAREKGTALRNAVKTAESEMAKLTATRSAIERAMFDPTSAAPEHAKLTMTDLMKLRASIEAKLEAAEAAWVKASEALEIVG, encoded by the coding sequence ATGCTCAACATCAACGGCATCACCGTGCGCCTTGGCGGGCGCACCATTCTCGACCGTGCGACCGCCGCACTGCCGACGGGCGCGCGCGTTGGGCTGATCGGGCGCAACGGGGCGGGCAAGACCACGTTGATGAAAGTCATCACCGGCCACTACGACCCCGATGAGGGCGGCATCGACATCCCGCGCAAATCGCGCATCGGCTATATCGCGCAGGAAGCGCCGTCGGGCACGACCACCCCGTTCGAAACCGTACTCGCCGCCGATACTGAGCGCGCGGCGCTGATGGTCGAGGAAGAGCACACCGACGATCACCACCGCATCGCCGAAATCCATGAAAGACTGATCGCCATCGACGCGCATGCCGCGCCTGCACGCGCCGCGCGTATCCTCGTCGGGCTGGGTTTCGACGAGGAGATGCAGCACCGCCCTCTCGACAGCTATTCGGGCGGCTGGAAGATGCGCGTCGCGCTCGCCGCACTGCTGTTCAGCGAACCCGACCTGCTGCTGCTCGACGAACCGTCGAACCACCTCGATCTTGAAGCGACCTTGTGGCTCGAAAATTTCCTTAAAAGCTACCGCGCGACGATGGTCGTCATCAGCCACGAACGCGACTTGCTCAATAATGTCGTCGACCACATCCTCCATCTGGAAGGCGGCAAGACCACGCTCTACGTCGGCGGTTACGACGCATTCGAGCGGCAGCGCGCCGAGCGGCTGGCGCAACTGGCATCGGCCCGCGCGGCGCAGGATAAGCAACGCGAGAAATTGCAGGACTATATCGCCCGCAACTCCGCTCGCGCCTCAACCGCCAAACAGGCCCAGTCGCGGCAAAAGGCGTTGGCGAAGATGCAGCCGATTGCCGAGGTTGCCAACGATCCGACGCTGTCGTTCGATTTTCCCAGCCCCGACGAACTGAAGCCGCCTTTGGTCACCCTCGACATGGCAGCGGTCGGCTACACCGAAAACAAGCCGATCCTCCAGCGGCTAAACCTGCGCCTCGACCCCGACGACCGGATCGCACTGCTGGGGCGCAACGGCAACGGCAAGACGACGCTTGCCCGCCTGCTCGCGGCGCAGCTCCCGGCGATGGACGGCGCAATAAACGCGGCGGGCAAGATGCGTGTCGGCTATTTCACGCAATATCAGGTCGAGGAGCTCGACGGCGCCGATACCCCGCTCGAACATATGACCCGCGCGATGCGCGGCGAGACGCCTGGCGCGGTGCGCGGGCAGCTGGGGCGCTTCGGCTTTTCAGGCGCGAAAGCAACGACGCAAGTCGGCAAATTGTCGGGCGGAGAAAAGGCGCGGCTCGCGCTCGCGCTGATCACCCGCGAGGCACCGCATATGCTGATCCTCGACGAACCGACCAACCACCTCGACGTCGATGCGCGCGAGGCGCTGGTGCAGGCGCTCAACGAGTACGACGGCGCGGTGGTGCTGGTCAGCCACGACCGCCACATGCTCGAACTCACCGCCGACCGGCTGGTGCTGGTCGATGACGGCACCGCGAAGGAATATGCCGGGACGCTCGACGACTATACCGACATGATTCTGGGCAAGGCGCCCAAGTCCGAGGGCGGCAAGGGCAACAAGAAGGAAGACCGTAAAGCAGCCGCCGCTGCCCGCGAAAAGGGCACCGCGCTCCGCAACGCCGTCAAGACGGCCGAGAGCGAGATGGCGAAACTCACCGCAACCCGCAGCGCCATCGAACGCGCGATGTTCGACCCCACCAGCGCCGCGCCCGAACATGCGAAGCTGACGATGACCGACTTGATGAAGCTGCGTGCCAGCATCGAGGCGAAGCTGGAAGCGGCGGAAGCAGCCTGGGTCAAAGCGAGCGAGGCGCTGGAGATTGTGGGCTAA